AATCCTTTTCAGGTAGGAGCTTTGACAATATACAAGTTAAATACCGATTTTTGGCATTCAAAGAATACCAAAGATAGCAAACATgataaaatcaattttttgctaGATTTGGTGAATAATACTTATGTAAAGGGAAGCCTGCTGTTAGATATGCTTCACATACAATTAAAGGGCTAAATTTTACACGTTTGGGGAAATTGAACATAATATCACTGACTACCGGAGATATCCACGAAAGATACACAGTAATAGGGATAGATCAtactaaaaataaagcttccaaaaacaaaagaattaatTAACTGTAATACTAATTAAGGAGATTTTTCATTAAGGCTTCCTACTTAAACAAAGTGATAAGAAGGAGACAGACTCGGCTGCTCaggaaaaagatttaaaggCTGTGAACAAAATGCATGCTTAGGGTCGTAGTAATACCCCTGTATATATCCATTTTCTCTACATAAACAGCAGAAATAAAAGCCAGTTATTCTCGATTCGGATGTGTCTGTCTggtcttttaaaattagcATGTCCTTCCATCGCATAAAAATGTACTTTTGACAAATCTTATACAACTTCTTCGGATTAGTAATGGTTTCAAGAAAGGTATTGGTATccatattttgaaaaggagCAAGCTTTCGCCAATAGCAAACGTCGATTTCTAAAGGGGCACTCCATTTTTCAGTagcaaaatttaatttctcTGAAAAATCAAGAATCTCCCCAGTCCAAGCAGTTGAAATGGTCGAAGATGGGTCAGAAGATCGAGCTTGAGCATTCAACTGGCCCTCTAAAGCTCTCCGTTTATAGTCCACCACATGGATTGAAACGTCTACAATCCACCTCTCCTTGGGATTTGTTAAAGGAGGTAATCCAGATATTGATTGGACTCCCCCAAATTGTAAGCCTCGAAAAACAGAGCCACTACGAAGCCACCAAGTGGGTGTAATGAAAAGACGACGCTTTGCATAATGACGGATCATGTAATACGtacaaacttttttgtGTTTATGAAAAACTATATTTAAAGAGCACGACCTAGCGTTTGGAGTTTGTGTCCGAGATCCATAGCTACTTGCAGAAGAACTTGATTCTTGATTCGGAGGCCCGTTGAGGTCTAAGACAGCAGGGTTATTATCCAAAGAATTAAGGATATTTTGATAAGTAGAATTAGGAAAGTAAGTATTAAAAGTGGATGCGCCAGCGCTGTCGTGGGAGGGATTTAAGGGTGAATTGGACCTCCGTAAATGTTCAATTAAAGGATTGAATTGTGGAGTCGAAGCAGCttgaaaattataatttgaCTGATCGAAAGAAGATGGAAAACTCAGTGACTGAGGATTTGAAATACTAATAGACCTAGAAGGAGGAAGTGGTGGTTGGATAGGAAAAGACGAAGTTGGAGGTTCAACACTAGGCTCTGTCGGTTGGGCAGAAAAAACACTATTCGGGTTAGAACCAAATGTCGAGGAATTCCGATCCAGTAACTCGctgttttgtaaataacGATTCAATCGTAAAACACGTCCGACTAATCGTTCGGTATGAGGTGAAAAGAATGAGGGAATGGAGGCTTCAtcataattattttctctAATGGTCTCCAACCAATCTGAAAGACTTCTTCGTGAGTATCTAGTAGCGTTACTCCGTGAAAGGCCGCTTCTTCTCCTTTGACGGGAAGCCGATCTAgaatgaaaagaagaatgaaCTTGaggatgaaaaatattgtcATTATTGTTTGAAGGGTTTGGTAAAGGTATGTGTAAAGGATCATGAGTAAATGAAATGGAAGAATCTTGTTCACTCAGCTCGGAACGAATACGCGCTAATGGAAACATATGACGGTGATGGTTGCGTTGGGAATTAGATACGTCGTTTGAATTTGGGTTTGGGAATCCGGAACCAGAATCTGCCCAAGCGCCTTGCTCATTTGGGTGGCTTGAGTCTtcattttggaaattgtCTAGCGATCGAGGCATCAATAAGTATATACGCCAAGAAAATCTTAGTATTTGAAGTGTGCGCCAAAAATTATGATAAAAGAgttaaattaaaagtaaaacgAATAGAGTTCACTTTATAGGTACAAGGTATTTTAGACTTCGTATTGGAATggcaataaataaacacaaCCCTTTTATAATAAACGAGATCTCACAACACAACAAACGGCCTTCACTAGGAAAACATAAGAATTGTAAAGTCAAACTATATATGACTACAATTGAGAGGAAATCCTATACAACTAATGCGAGATAGCTTCgcgttttttttatcaccacaattttctttcagcGTTAACAGgataaaatgattttttttggacaAGCAAAGCCTTTTCCGAAATCGTTAAATTTAGTTTATAACAGGAAAACACAGTAAAAAGAACTTAGCCTAAAAGAAGgtgcaatttttttataataacaAAGTGACATAAAACCCCTTTTAACtggattaaaaaaatttttttaacaaccTTCAAGttagctttaaaaaacgaaataGCCAggtaaaacaaaagtgTTTCCTCAGGTCTATCGATGTCGAAAATTCtttcgttctttttttagaaaattcaaaacgGAGAAAAGTAAGTTGAAACAGTATGTTAAACTCCCtctattttcaaaaattcattcaatATAGTTTATAAAAGTCCTACACCTACAGGATGCTGCTAATTGTTTCGGTATGGTGTAATCTGGgacaattgaaaaaatgtgtTTTGGTTGAGTTTTGCGGTGCGCCAACTCTATAGTAGTGTACTAGCAAATATGCGAAATTTTATGAATCTCTAGTCTTgattatgttttttaaatcatgCAATGTGAATTTGTTCATTCTAAATTACATTTACAGGAAATGGAAGCTCTTAATGTagtaaaagcaaaataccCCAACTTTGCTAAATTTATCAGCTCTTATACTTCTGTCCAAATTAGAACTACAAATTACAAGTTATTTAAGAATTTAAGTAATCCGGATTATTGGAAAAATAAGGTGGCCATCTTCAAgtgcaaaaaaaaggattttaaacaatttatattattgtACAGGAAGTCTGAATTCTAAAGCTAAAGAAGTACAAGTTTGGCTTTCCAGATCCAAAAGATagcttttattaaaaaaataaatacctTGCAAAAAGTTGTTATAGCATTCCTTGAATTTAAACGTACCCATTAAGATATTAAACTTCTTTCATTTGCTTGTGAATAATATGGAAACCCCCCAACAATCTCTGAAATTATTTCgtaaaagtttttagaaGAATTTTCTTCAGTATGGATTCGAAACCAATCTTTATGGGAGTGGCTTAAGGGTGAAAAAATGTCCGAGTAGGTTATATAGGAATCATCGATTTTAACAAATCGTTCACTAACTTTTTCGTACGACAGTACTTTGTAAAAACGATCTGTAGAATCTTTGAgagaaaaatttgtaagGAACCCAGATGAAGCGTTTAACTGGGAATCTTGTGTCATTTCTGGGcgagaaaaaaatgaaacacAGTCATCCAAGAAAGCGTCAACAGATTTGTTGTTTGCAATAGTTTTGAAAGTTGTAGtatttatctttaaatCGAGTTCGGATTCAGGAAGTAGGATCTGATATCCTCtcgattttttgaaagctaTCTGAAAAGTTTCCTTACCCATTAAAAACCCGTTCTTTATTGGAAGTATAATTTCGATTAAGGGGTATGTAAGAGATGTAGACAAGGAATTTGAAGACAAAATAATTCTATAGAAACTTTTTCGAGTTGTCTCATCCAAAATAgaatgatttttcaaataactAGGAATTTGATCAACAAAGgtattaaacaaaaaatgatgtGCTTTTGATCGTTCTTTAACATAAAATGATGCAACGTCAGGATTTTTCGTATGTGAAAGGAAAGAACTGCTAAATAAACTATATCCAAAAGTTGCCGTTAGTCTTTTTGTGAAGCATTGTTCTGTGTTTGTCGCATGGCTACTGAACCAAAAGTCATTAACTGAATGGAATGAATCTCTAATATAGgaatttagtttttttgattgagtagtatttttttgactAAGATCCTTGACCTCAATTGAAGATATGTCCTTATTTATTGATGGTTTAATGGGTACAGGGAGAGTTAAGGAATTTCGTGTCAACGCTTCGTCAGATAAAACACTGGTGTTCCAGGAATACTCTTTTACCCTACACCATCGTTTCCAGGAGTCATCCTTTAAATACCAAGGCAATCGAAAGTCATAGGTGAAGTCATTAAGAGTAAAGgattttttggaagttaAGCACTCCGAATCTATTAAACACTTGTCTGTATTCTCAAAAAGCATGACGaaagaaagtaattttctttcaatttcgtCGAATGAACAATTACCAAAAGCAGttgttattttaatttgagCTTTTCCAGATAATTCAATATACGCTTTGCATCTTTCAGAAAGAAGAACAGCGttcttatttattatatttgcATAATACTCAGTAAcatcaattgtttttgacttcaaatgtttaaatattCCACTAATGAGCTCTTCAACAATTGCGACATCTCGTTTTTTAGCCTCGATTTTAATGTTATTGTTTGTTACATTAATTACTACATGCGCTGCATGCTTTTGAGAGATATCTCTTAATGCACTAGCATTATTCAACAGAAGGAAAAACATCTCCAACGGACAAAGCGTCACGTCTTTTATTGCGAGCATATCGTCCATCGCATCGCCATGAATTCGTAGCTTCCAATGATCAAGCAAAATACGCTCGATTATCTCTTTTTTCCGAAGAGATGAACTTTTAATATGAAAAACTTTAGCAAATTTCCGCAATTGTTCTTTACGAAAGGCAACTTCCAATGTATTCACAAGTTGACGAAAGCTTTTAGCAGACGTATTTACACTTTTTGGTTTATAAGATTCAATATCTTGAAAAACATCTTCAAGAGTATTATGAACTGTCGGATCCTCAACAAGTTTAAAAGCCAAAGCATCAACGTAATGTGATGTTAAGTAAGGTGAGCGCAACACGCTTTTAGATTTTGGTTTATAAGGAGGTATTATTATAAGATTAGAGCTATTTACAACTCCTCTATTAGAATCAGCGTGAATACTCCTTATATTTAGCAACCCCCATGAAGTCAGCTTTTGAGCCAAGCACCTGCAGTTTAAGGCGTTGATATTACGATTCAATAATGATCCTTTTaccatttgtttacatggGGTTAgtaaatttataaagaGATAATCTCTTAGGAGCAATGATGAGTCACCTTGgtgattgaaaaaaacacGGTGGTACCCGGCAAGGATAGCAACCCTAAAACGCTTTCACTGTATTCGAGAGCAATTAGTATGAGTATCAAAtatagaaatattatttgttttaaaatacaatttaATCCACCTCAActatctttttatttatttttatttttttttttaattaaaacatACGTAAGCTCAATGTGTTCTAAATGGGATATAATGACTCTCAGTAACAATGTGTTTCCAAAATGCCAAGTAAAAATGTTGTTATTTACAATCGATATAAATAAGACATAAATTAATagttgataaaaaaaggcCAACCTAGCCAACAGAAAACGGAATATGGTATCATTATTTCAACAAGCATATCTTAAAAATGCGTTGCTTAGAGAAGTTCCCAATTGCTGGTCAATATGTCCACAAGCCACAATGGCACACAGTAATTGATAGAATTCGGACTTTCCCCgagaaaattgaatttcGTCTAGTGAATTGATATAGCTAACCAAGGCGGCTATTACAGGTTGGAATGCAGCAACTCCCTTTACAGGGTTATCACCAATTACCCTTTGAAAACCATGAAGTACCAATTGCGATGcaagataaatttttttctgaaaaaCATCCATTAAATCGTTATATTCTTCTGTATCATGGGAATCCGACTTCAAAGAAGACATACATTCAAATGCGgtataaaaatatagcTTAGCACATAAGGCTTCTTGGCTTAAAAGATTGGGCATGTGCTCCACAATGCCCGAGGATAAGATTTTAGCGCGTATTTCAAAATCCGAATTAAAAGATTCAGCAAATTCCCAAGATTGCTTTAAGATATCCAGCAATTTTaccatttttcttttcggAATATTGGTAAGCATATTGTCAGAATGAAATAATTCCCATAGGCAGTTAAGCATCAAAAGTTGTAATGTGCACTTTACAACAATACTTTTCAAATGGtgcttttttgatttaaagaCGCTCTGGCTATTAAACCTTGATATTTCATGTGGACGAAAACTATTTTCTTTGACATCCTCAAGAGAACTATCAGAATTGACTTGAGGATACAATGAAGGATCACGAAGTTCTATCGGAAGAGTCATTTGAAGCAGCTGATTTATCGAGTTAATTATTTCATCCCAGTCCACGTCTTTAAATTGATTCTTATTCTTGAGGACAAATTGAGAAAAACAACTAAGTCCCACTTTTGATATCATACTGTTTTCTTGGCAAATACATTTTTCCAGTAAATTCAGCGCCTTAGgaagcaaaaaatgaaggcGCTCAaacaagtttttaattaattcaataaaagCTTTTAGTGCTTCAACCATTGTTGTTAGCATCCATACTTCAGTCTCTTCAGTGTTCTTTGCTAAATACAAACGTTGGGAATTAGTAATGGacaaaatagaaaatattgAGAGCAAAGCTTTATTGGAAACGGTTTCCCAAAATTCTTCGTCAAAGTCATCAGCGTGTCGATAAAGACAATCGAATAAAACCTTCAAGGCTTTAGATCGCACCTCTAAATCTGACGCCTCGCAGAtgatttcattaaatgaCAGCAAAAACGGAAGCCAGTACTCTTCTTCtagtttttttgaatatacACTCTCTTTTTTCATGTGCTTCAAATGCTTAATTAACTCATGctccaaatttttaagcatATCCACACAACTCAGACAGAACTTTTGATTGCCATTAAGTTTAGCAAACTTAGTTATACAAGATATCAGATCAATATAAGCCCCTTGTGTAAGGACGCAGCTGATATGTTCATGGCCCAAAGATGATACAACAGATATTGCGCACTGCAAAACCAAaagattttcaattttagaAGCGTAGGCGAGAATATGGAATATGGTTCTCCATCCAGAACGTATGTTTTGGTATCTGGCTTTGATCATTTGATCAATACAACGTAAGACAAGGTCTTTAATCTTAAGGTCCTGCGAATTTTCCATAGCATGTGAAAATGGCTGTAAGAAGTCCTTCTGAAATTTAAAGTGAGAGAGctcttcaatttctaaaaactGCATAGAAAATTGTCTCAAGGAATCTAAAGCAAAAGATGCTATTATTGAGTTTTCATGACAGCTGACTTGGGTAAAATAAGTACCTAACAAAGACCAAATACTGGACCATTCCATACGGATACGACGCATATTATAATATGATATTTCAACCAACTTTTGTAAACTGAATAACCTCGGATTAGAAAGTTCCAAAGAACACTCTATTTCTTCCCAAGAGACCTCAATTAATGCTTTTACAAAATCGTAGATTCCTTCACTACCAAGGTTTCGAGTGTTTGAGAAGAGCATATCAACAGCCATTACAACTTCACGAGAACTATATTCTCTGACGATTTCAACTGAGCTAGATTTAGTGGAGTGAGTGGAGGCAGATTGAAAACTTTTAGAATGTTTTAACGAAATGCTTCCACTTCGAGACTGTCGTATATTCTTATCTAAAGATTTGCGCAATGGTTTGGTAGTACTTACATCTGGTAAAGAATTTATGTCGACACCAGCAGATATTAGTTGGACACGTTCCAACTGACTTATACATAAAAGCACGTCTTTCCAAGAGTCTCTCAACTTATCTCCATGAGCTAGTGAAATTTCAAGTAGGGTTTTCAAAGCGTGCATATTCGTCCATTTTAACTCGGACGTATTATTCAAATGAGTAAACTTAGTCAAAGTTTGCATGAAAGCATTTCTAGGTAAATCCattgagaaaaagaaaatgacGTTCATGGCCAACCGAAATCCATCAAGTGAAAGTTGAATCAATGCTGGATCAGAGGAGAGTTGCAATGGTTCAGAGAATGCCGCGAGAATTGGCATCCAAACAGCTTCAAACATCGGACAAACATGCTCAAAGTGCCTAGCagtataataaatatcatttcCTGAAAGTTTTCCTCTTTCACGTTGTTCACGaattaaatctttaaacAACGCTTCGGTCTTGTTGGCCATCTTATTGGAAGCCATATAGTATGCTTCCCTTTGCAAATCTCTTCCAACCGTCGCCAATGCATTACTTATGTTAGCAGCAAAGCTAAGATTACTAGTCCCGGGTATTTCTGGAAAGTTGGAAGTAGGATCTTGCTCATctttcaaaacaatttcgtttttttggatttccTCATATACCTCAGTCAAAAACGAATCGCTCAGATTAGCACCATCATCCACACCTctgttatttttaataaaatcttGACATGTCATCCGATTTTTAACTTGGGGAGAATGTAAATCAGTATTTAACATAATAATTGAATATGCTAGAATATAAGCAGTGTctgcatttttaaaaacaccAAGATTGTCatcaatatatttttctgcAAACTTGAGCATGAATCTGTCAATCTTTTGCGCTTCACCGGGTAAacgaaatttttgtaaaaatgaaCGAAGGGCATTCACAAATGGAATATCATTGAAACTCATGTGGTCAACGAAAGAGTGCATGATAGCAATATTCTCGTCATTTCCTTCTCCTAAATACTCGCCTAGCACAGCTTTATCCAAGCCTTCTGTAGagattaaaaatttagcaaTATCGGTAGGAGTTTTGGAAGCAATAAAATGACTTGAAAGTAGAATCTTAATTCCCTCTTTTGGTTTGtagttaaatttttgtattgcTTCTTGTAATTGTTTCTTTCgatgttttaaattttcaaactgAGAAGGATCGTCTGTAGCTAAAGCCTGACCAGAAGATTCCAAATTATCCATTGATGTACTATTTATACCTGCGGAAGGGGGCTCTGATTTACTTTTCTGTGGTTCTTCTCCTTTTGAAGTCGACTCTGTTTCGTCGTCCTTCGCCGTTATTTCGACAGTAGGCGCAAATGTTTGATTACACCATGTAAATAGAGAAGATAAAGTAGATATTAAACATCTATAAGACTTCAACCGAATTTGATAATCAAAGTAAGGTGGATTGTGCGAATGAACATAGCTTCCAATTGTTGACGAATTAAGCTGAGGAATATCATTCAATGTATGATATACAAACCCCGGTTTATCAATTACTAGCTGGTCATCACGGAAAACAAATGAAGGAGGAGGATCAGAAGTACTCTGACTTGCAATCCTTGATAGAGTAACAATTGCTCtttcataaatattttcagtATTACCACTTATACAGTCATAATTAAGATAAAGTTCAATTAAGGTCTGTGGTTCTTCACACATGCGGTGAAAAATATTCAGCAgtacaattttttgttgattgCTAGAGGTTCGCATTTCCAATATGGGAAAGAAGATTTCGGTAAAAAACACTTCTAACTCtgacttgaaaaaattttttaattcagaAAGAATTAACCAAAATATTTCACAAGAAATCTCGAATACCGGTAAAACATGGCTAACCACATTTTTAGCCAATGCAAGGCAAATGTATTGTTTAACAGCGTCAATCAATGGTGTCGGAGTTGAAGTTGGAGACCTTATTTTCACATTTATGTCCGAAAGGATGTTCATATAAGTTCGAAGAATATGATATATAAGATGCAAGCTCATCAACTTTGATCGCATCGATTGCGACTTTAGGTCGTATTCATGCTCATACGGaatgtttttaatagaaaGCTTACATAAAGCTCtgattaacaaaaatgcaTCCCGAAGCAACTGTTGCTCCAAAGAATCCTCTTCCAAAGGAGCTTCTTCACGAACCTGGTCAAAGCTTTTTCTGTGCTCGAAAGATTCAAGTGTGAGTTTGTTTTCTGATAATTGAGAAGGTATAGGAGAGTTAGCACGATCAGCTAAAACAATAAGTTAGTATAAAGAACTAAAAACATGATGATTGCTTACGAGTTCCATTACTGGATGATTTATTCATGTTAATAGTAGAAAATTCTCTTTCATGATTAAGAACGGTAGAAAGGCGCTGGAATACTGAATCAACCATTTGTAAAAGAGCTACCTGAGCAATGGCTTGGGTAGTTGAGTCTTTACATAAGAGGAAAATATTGTAAGTTTGCCTCACTGCTGTAAGTAAAAACGAATGTCTAATGATTGTCCTTTCAGAAGTAATAGCTGCCAATAAAGCCTTTACAATTTGTAGCTGCACTCTTTCTGGAGTAGACTCACCGCAAAAACAGGATGCAATAGTGTTAACCACACGTTCCATTAAGGTAATATCCGATGGATTTAATGTTGGGGaatcaaaataattgtaaTCAATCAGCTTGGCAAAGCAATCCAAAGTAATAGTCAGCAACGTTGTACTATTTGTTTGACAAGCCATTACCAAAGGTTCCAAAATGACTTCgggaagaagaaatggcTGCTTTTGTAATTCTATTTGGACATTATTGATAGCCTCCCTAAGCTTCTTATGCCGTTTTGTAGCCTTTGCTTTTGACATATGCTTAAAAGCCTCAATTACGAAGAGTTGAGGATTGAGTTTGCCAGAGTTTTGGTTAGAGGCGTTTGAAATATTCTTCCAAATCTTTAGATCTTGTGGAGCTTCAGAAGTAGATGTAGTCTGTTTGCTCAGAGTACCTGTTTGTTCACTTTCAATCGAACGTGAATCTAAGTCATCTTCTGGAGGTCTTAGAGATAGATTGCTTTCAATATCTTTTTCCGCTTCTAAGTTTTTATCGTTAATTTCTATACTTTTTTCAGTATTAGACTGTTCAGGTATGGAATCATGTTCATCTATTTCATCAGAAACTCGACTTTTGATTGTTGATTCACTATCCGGTTCTTCTTCGACAACAGACGATCCTTTTACTTCATCAGGATTACTAGAAACCCTACTAACGGTTTCTATCTCCAAATCTGTCATTTTGACATGTATGATATTTGATGTTGTAGCTATGCAGCTATGAAAGTATTATAGTATGAATGGATGGGTACGTATACTACCACTCTGCACACCACGAACCAGatcataattttttctttgaaaattaacCATTGATTATATCcctaaaaaaataaaattcatttctttgtaaTTTGTTTGATAATTTAAGCTAGAAGCATGCTTCGAATTAAGtacgtttttttttttttaattagaAAATCTCATTGAACTTCTTATAGACGAATTTATATTAATAGTTAACTGGTAGCATCTATTGTTGATGAATCAAGGCtcttttgttaatataCTGACTCAAACTATTAAAAGTGTTAACTAGTTCTTAAATATTAGTTTTCATAAGATAATAAGAGTATCAATGATTAAACTACTACTGCAGAATACGCTTGTTCCGTACTAAATGCAAATTATTTAGGACGGCATAATGCCTTGCCAAGTTAtgttatttattgtaaataagtatatttttgaaacgaaaaaaacgatagaaaaaaacttttttatcaattgaaATGCCACGTATGTTTGCgaatttctcttttttctgcttCAACGTGGCTGTCCTAATGACAAAAATCTTTAGTGAGCGATTGCAATAATACAAAAAGATAGAGCGTAAACTCTCAAgcaaataagaaaaaattgggaGATGGGatttaaacaaatggaAGAGCAACAAAAATGCTCAATCACTAAAACCGGAATTCTAGTATTCATCAATCATAATATATGTATTTTCCATATTTAGAATAACATACTTACAACACAAAGGTTctcaataaaaagaagacAAATTGTGCTCGTAAGAAACCATAAATCATATGAAGCCACTCGGAATAATGGAAATAATGCCAAGATTTGGTAACAATTGGGCCTTGGGAAAGAGCTCTAGCCATCACCGGATCATCAGATAAAAGTCCGTCACAGCCTCTAATTAAAGCAAGATAGATAGAAGAAGGTGTGTTTAAAGTCCATGCAAAGACTTGTTTACCTTGGGCATGAACGAGATCAACAAAATCCTGAGAATGAGGAAGTAAAAACAGAGCAACAGCCATACTGACACCCTTTACTCTGGGATGCATAACAAAATGTCTTTCAGCATAAGCGAAGTTGAATCCAATATGATATAACGGAATTGATGGGGCATATCGATCACAAGCAGGGATGAACCTATGTGACCATAAACAAAACGATACTTTGTCTTTCCAAAAGTCTAAATCAGAATTAACCCGAAGCATTGCATCAACCATTCTGGGAATAATTAACAAATCGTTTACTGGCTTAATGTCAACAAGTAGATTGACGCCAGGATGCTTGGTTAATTCATGCAAAAATTGTTCATAGGTAGGTAACGGCTCGTGAGGCTCTTGAATGGTACGAAAATGACCATTATCCAATTCATAATCAAGATCTCGAACATCAACATCAACACCGAATACTCTGTTAAGATTTCTATCATGCAAAATGCAAACCACTTCATCTTTAGTTAGTCGAACATCTGTTTCAACGCAGTCAGCACCAGCCTTTACGGCTTGTTGAAATGCTAGTATAGTATTTTCAGGATACTTAGCTTTGTATCTGTAAACATAAGTTAAACATTTGCTAAATTGGAGAAGGATTTTGACAATTAAGGGTACAAAGTTGCAGATATGAAACTAAGTCTACTAATAATAAAAGCAGTATGCAACTAATACATTCATAAAACATACCCTCTATGAGCAATGACCAAAGGCGGTTTTGAAAACGTGGCTAAAGAACTCGTATTTTCAGCAATGCTTTGAGCAGCATCATCAACGGTATTGGCAATTGAGTAGTTAAAAGCCATTTTGAAGAGAACGATGTTGGTATTGGGAGAAGTAAAGAATGTAGCAACTATATACCAGTTACTGTAGTCCGATGATATCACTCCGCTCCGCTCAGGTTGCAAAAAAGGCGTTGAAGTGATTCGTCGAAGTCAATTCAGtataacaatattttatatagtTAATTTACGATAAAGGAAGGAAAACATTTCCCTCGCAAAAGAAGCGAATTATCCATCAGAATTGTAGATTCAAATCATATATTTCAAACGCTGAATGCAATTCGCATCATGAAGTTAATAGAGAATCATATTCTGCTAGCGATTGTTGATTAAGAGGAGACATACTTTCGTCGGGTTCAATGGTCTGAATAGCATCCGACATTATACCATAAAAACGATAATGAGTATCTTCAACCTCGTCTGTATTGGGAGTAAGAGGTTGAATCAAAATTAATGTTCCAGTCAAGGGATCACAGTTCCAAAGAAATCCTTCTACTGGTAAACGTCCATTCTTAAACAGGACGCGCAGGTAAGAACCTCTACGCTTTTCTGTTGTGTGAGAATccatttcattaattattcaaataatgtgagaaaacaaaaaagataaaaaaaacattaataaaaaccaaactttttaaaacacGGTTTATGTTCAGGTCAAAAAGTAGTAGCAATTTTCGGTAGCTGTATGAGAGGCGTGGAATTACAAGATGAGTATAGCTTCCGTAGCAGACGTAAATCAAGTATGTTTTTCATTCGAACCCAAATTTTTAgttgtttttgaatttatgaAACTGATACTTAGGCCATTAtggttttttttgctaacaaTATACCAGCAATGGGATTTACAATCAGTTTTCGTATTAACTTCCATAAaacttattttatttatcaacGAACATCAAATTCTAGCtcagaa
This portion of the Schizosaccharomyces pombe strain 972h- genome assembly, chromosome: I genome encodes:
- the gem6 gene encoding SMN complex subunit Gem6 is translated as MDSHTTEKRRGSYLRVLFKNGRLPVEGFLWNCDPLTGTLILIQPLTPNTDEVEDTHYRFYGIMSDAIQTIEPDESMSPLNQQSLAEYDSLLTS